The genomic window GCCGAGCAGGAACTGGTTGCCCGCCCACAGGTCCAGCGGGTGCTTGTCCGGCGCCGCCTCGGGGAACTCCAGGAACAGGGGCCGCATCATCGGGATGCCCGTGCGCGAAGTCTCCTCCGCCAACGTATAGAGGTAGGGCATCAGCCGGTAGCGCGTCTCGATGGCGCTGCGGCGCACGGCGAGCGGGCCGGGGCCGTTGGCCCACACCTCGTGGGGGGCCATGTGCTTCTCGGAGTGGTTGCGGTGCAGCGGGTTGAAGGCCGCCACCTGCGTCCAGCGCGTGAGCAGCTCCGGCGAGGGCGAGCCCGAGAAGCCGCCCGAGTCCACCCCCGCGAACGAGAAGCCGCTCAGGCCCAGGTTCAGCAGCATGGGCGTGCTCAGGCGCAGGTGGTTCCAGGTGGCGCTGTTGTCGCCCGTCCAGGTGATGGCGTAGCGCTGGCCCCCTGCGTACGTGGCGCGCGTGAGCACGAAGGGGCGCTCGCCGGGCTTGAGCTTCAAGAGGCCGTCATACGTGGCGCGCGCGTTCTGCGTGCCCAGCACGTTGTGCAGCTCCGCGTGCGAGGCATTGCGCGAGGCGAAGCCCGGCTCCTCGATGCGGTGCACGGACTCGCGCGGCATCGTCTTCAGGGGCGTCTCGAAGACGGAGGGCTCGTTCATGTCGTTCCAGAACCCGTCCACCCCCTGCTTCACGAAGTCCTGGTGGAGGGCGCCCCACCAGGCGCGCGTCGCCGCGCGGGTGAAGTCCGGGAAGGCCGAGGGCCCCGGCCACACCGGGCCGGTGAAGATGCTGCCATCCGGGTTGTGGATGAAGTGGTTGCCCGCCACGCCCGTGTCGTACGGCGCATAGCCCGCGTTGGGCACCGCCGGCACGTGCAGGTCCGTGACGGTGACGACGTGGAGGTTCTGCTGGTGGAGATCCTTCAGGAGGCCCGCGAAGTGGGGGAACTTCTCCTTGTCGATGGTGAAGGGCCGCTTCCGGTCCTGGAAGTCGATGTCCAGGAAGAGCACGTCCGAGGGGATGCGGTCCGAGCGCAGGCGCGAGGCGATCTCCCGCACCTGGGACTCGGGCTCGTAGCTGAAGCGCGACTGCTGGAAGCCCAGGGCCCAGAGAGGGGGCAGAGGGGAGGGGCCGGTGAGGAAGGCATAGCCCTCGAGGACCTTCTTCGGCGAGGGGCCTTGAATGACGTAGTAGTCGAGCGGGCCGCCGTCGGAGCCGAACGAGAAGGCGTCGTGCCACTGCTTGCCGAAGTTGAAGTGCGAGCGCCAGGTGTTGTCGAGGAGGATGCCGTGGGCGCGGCCGGCGCGCACCGCCATGAAGAACGGGATGCTCTTGTAGAGGGGGTCGGTCGACTCCTGGTGGCGGTAGGCGTCGGTGTTCCACATGGTGAAGGCCATGTCCCGGCGGTCGAGCGGGCCGGGCTTGTCGCCGAGGCCGAAGTAGTGCTCGTCCAGGGGCATCTCCTTGGTGACCTGGAAGCCGCCGCCCACGAACTGGGTGGGGCGGTGCAGGGCATCGGCGGAGAGCACCTGGCCCTGCCGGTCGAGGATGACGAGCCGCAGGGGGTTCTTCTCCAGCCGCACCTCCAGGGCCGCCGTCCGGAAGCCCGCGGCCTGGGCGGTGTCCGGCAGGGCGGAGACCTTGATGCGGCGCGTGCGGGCCTCGGGGAGCACGGCCCAGGAG from Stigmatella erecta includes these protein-coding regions:
- a CDS encoding TIM-barrel domain-containing protein; its protein translation is MANRLLLRLGTACSLSLSLTAAQAQPAPAAPQAQAPHATPPAAPQFLTQATAVRALDEGLEARAGEATLRISALRDDVLRVRISPGATLPEDASWAVLPEARTRRIKVSALPDTAQAAGFRTAALEVRLEKNPLRLVILDRQGQVLSADALHRPTQFVGGGFQVTKEMPLDEHYFGLGDKPGPLDRRDMAFTMWNTDAYRHQESTDPLYKSIPFFMAVRAGRAHGILLDNTWRSHFNFGKQWHDAFSFGSDGGPLDYYVIQGPSPKKVLEGYAFLTGPSPLPPLWALGFQQSRFSYEPESQVREIASRLRSDRIPSDVLFLDIDFQDRKRPFTIDKEKFPHFAGLLKDLHQQNLHVVTVTDLHVPAVPNAGYAPYDTGVAGNHFIHNPDGSIFTGPVWPGPSAFPDFTRAATRAWWGALHQDFVKQGVDGFWNDMNEPSVFETPLKTMPRESVHRIEEPGFASRNASHAELHNVLGTQNARATYDGLLKLKPGERPFVLTRATYAGGQRYAITWTGDNSATWNHLRLSTPMLLNLGLSGFSFAGVDSGGFSGSPSPELLTRWTQVAAFNPLHRNHSEKHMAPHEVWANGPGPLAVRRSAIETRYRLMPYLYTLAEETSRTGIPMMRPLFLEFPEAAPDKHPLDLWAGNQFLLGRSLMVVPPPYADAMDAYRPTLPQVDWFDFWTGQKVVKEKENPTDPDTRPLVAPKITPTLEVLPVFVRAGSILPFQPLVQSTNEKPQGALELRVYPGPECQGSVYLDDGRSFDYKKGAFLRQEFTCEAGEGTVRVKLAPPTGKYPPWWKSIDVVVYGWEQPGATATLASGGKLTARHDAAARTVRVTVPASAQGAELRLTKGTP